In one Sporomusa sphaeroides DSM 2875 genomic region, the following are encoded:
- a CDS encoding DVU_1553 family AMP-dependent CoA ligase, with translation MTAGLMVTPLDGWIAGRTGAAGGRMTRAELEVYQLARLNATIAQVRHMSSFYRRHFAAMGANGLTCLEELADYPLTTPADVMEHAGAMICGSQGDISRVVTLTTSGTTGKPKRLYFTSSDQKLTIDFFGCGMSTLVGPGDKTMILLPGERPGSVGELLFQGLLGIGARPVAYGLVQNLDDAVRTMCREEAVCLVGVPVQILAMARYWENWKENRWAPKCALLSTDYVSAAIVSELRRIWDCEVYEHYGMTEMGLGGGLECAAHQGYHLREADLYFEIINPASARPCPDGEYGEVVFTTLTRQGMPLIRYRTGDISRFIVEPCPCGSRLRRLERVYSRQEGQVYFGPGWPPVTMAELDEVLFPLPGLVDFTVSIVDAGQAAELTLVVEVLPEALPLDKSAILFAVRQLPAIRLAEQEGRLALTAEAHCRLSLAPGKRSIRIVDQTGKEAQSAG, from the coding sequence ATGACTGCCGGCTTGATGGTAACGCCGTTAGACGGCTGGATAGCGGGCAGGACAGGAGCCGCAGGCGGACGCATGACCAGGGCGGAACTGGAGGTTTACCAACTGGCACGGTTAAATGCAACAATCGCACAGGTGCGGCATATGAGCTCTTTTTACCGCCGGCATTTTGCGGCAATGGGGGCTAATGGCCTTACCTGCCTGGAAGAGCTTGCAGACTATCCTTTGACTACGCCTGCTGACGTTATGGAACACGCCGGTGCGATGATCTGCGGTTCCCAGGGCGATATCAGCCGGGTGGTGACGCTGACGACCTCAGGTACTACCGGGAAGCCCAAAAGGCTTTATTTTACGAGCTCTGACCAAAAGCTCACCATTGATTTTTTTGGATGCGGCATGTCCACCTTAGTGGGGCCGGGGGACAAGACAATGATTTTGCTGCCAGGCGAACGCCCGGGCAGTGTAGGCGAGCTGTTGTTCCAGGGATTGCTTGGTATTGGCGCCCGGCCTGTTGCCTATGGTCTTGTGCAAAATCTGGACGATGCTGTCCGGACAATGTGCCGGGAAGAGGCAGTCTGCCTTGTTGGTGTTCCGGTACAAATTTTGGCTATGGCCCGCTATTGGGAAAACTGGAAAGAAAACCGTTGGGCGCCAAAGTGCGCGCTGCTCAGTACCGACTATGTTTCTGCCGCCATTGTGAGCGAGCTCAGGCGAATCTGGGATTGTGAAGTATATGAACACTACGGCATGACAGAAATGGGGCTGGGCGGTGGGCTGGAATGCGCCGCCCATCAGGGATATCATTTGCGGGAAGCCGATCTGTATTTTGAAATTATTAATCCGGCTTCAGCCCGCCCCTGCCCTGACGGTGAATATGGCGAAGTGGTTTTTACCACCCTGACACGGCAGGGAATGCCGCTTATCCGTTACCGGACAGGGGATATTTCCCGGTTTATCGTTGAACCCTGTCCCTGCGGCAGCAGGCTGCGGCGTTTGGAACGGGTTTACAGCCGGCAGGAGGGGCAGGTATATTTCGGGCCAGGCTGGCCGCCGGTTACCATGGCTGAGCTTGATGAAGTGCTGTTCCCCTTGCCCGGACTTGTAGATTTTACGGTAAGCATCGTTGACGCCGGTCAGGCTGCTGAGTTAACGCTTGTTGTCGAGGTACTGCCGGAGGCATTACCCTTGGACAAGTCGGCAATTTTATTTGCTGTCCGGCAACTGCCGGCCATTCGCCTGGCAGAGCAGGAGGGCAGGCTGGCCCTGACAGCAGAGGCTCACTGCCGGCTATCGCTGGCTCCGGGTAAAAGAAGTATCCGTATAGTTGACCAGACGGGAAAGGAGGCTCAAAGTGCCGGGTGA
- the cobC gene encoding alpha-ribazole phosphatase, translated as MPGDKRERLIYLLRHGKIAIEQNERRYIGQIDIPLSDEGVCQAYRLQEKLAGKDIAAVFCSDLTRSVHTARIIAAKLELQVQSRRELREISMGEWEGKSFREIAQAYPEEYARRGNNIINYRIPGAESFAECKSRILAAFTDIVKATAGNLLIVGHAGTNRLLLCHILGMPLENLFRISQDYGCVNILAGNSGQYRVKLLNGLS; from the coding sequence GTGCCGGGTGACAAGCGGGAAAGGCTTATTTATTTGCTGCGCCACGGAAAAATCGCCATAGAACAAAATGAACGGCGATACATAGGACAAATCGACATTCCCCTGTCAGACGAAGGCGTGTGTCAGGCTTACCGGCTGCAAGAAAAACTTGCCGGCAAAGACATTGCGGCCGTTTTTTGCAGTGATCTGACGCGTTCTGTCCATACTGCCCGAATTATTGCGGCGAAGCTGGAGCTGCAGGTGCAAAGCAGACGTGAACTGCGGGAGATTAGCATGGGGGAATGGGAGGGGAAATCCTTCCGGGAAATTGCCCAAGCCTATCCGGAAGAATATGCCAGGCGGGGAAATAACATCATTAACTACCGCATCCCCGGCGCCGAAAGCTTCGCTGAATGCAAGTCCAGAATTCTTGCCGCCTTCACGGACATTGTGAAGGCCACTGCCGGAAACCTGCTGATTGTCGGCCATGCCGGCACCAACCGGCTGCTATTATGCCATATCCTTGGTATGCCGCTGGAAAATCTTTTCCGTATCTCGCAGGACTATGGCTGTGTCAATATTCTGGCAGGCAACTCCGGCCAATATCGTGTCAAGCTGCTGAACGGCCTAAGCTAA
- a CDS encoding ribbon-helix-helix domain-containing protein, with translation MATDKPRYTVSVDTDMFKQIEDFRFERRFQTRSEATAELIRLGLEALKKEQEEQKKAQKNKSSQKDIE, from the coding sequence ATGGCTACTGACAAGCCACGTTATACCGTATCTGTAGATACTGATATGTTCAAACAAATAGAAGACTTTCGCTTTGAACGCCGCTTTCAAACACGCTCAGAAGCAACAGCAGAGCTTATCCGTTTAGGACTTGAAGCGTTAAAAAAAGAGCAGGAAGAGCAGAAAAAGGCACAAAAAAATAAGTCCTCGCAAAAGGATATTGAATGA
- a CDS encoding ShlB/FhaC/HecB family hemolysin secretion/activation protein, translating into MQKKIRKRLLKKLVVSVGLVCSLWAASLAGMTPAEASETPAIQTVMVNAITYSGNGKLSKTQIDWLLPELKTGSVNVAALSRQIQLVNDSGAANLAVKFVADKSGQTTAVITVKEVKTEHFLFRTDNTGNDYTGDYRTSLTYVNTNTSNRADMLGIAYVTSPNHMSDVTQAALFYRQILPKAGDSLYFSYSYSDVDMGQIASFGALSMNATGKGHAYGLHYQHNLNYGVNKRNWLDFGVDYKDYNNAQNFAINGTPIFKQGTDFTVTTLGLTYGGSVRDTAKVTSYSLGYVTNVNGDEDKYNNYRTGSDKSFGIVKAGISHQYKMGRDWLGSFRLNGQYTRDNLVTTEQLGAGGMYSIRGFDERAISADNGYIASIEFYSPEVAKGQRFVIFSDMGHLYNNQANIGELKNDTIASVGVGYRYTDSVNGWSGSLDYAHVVDDIENRNDQDSGKWHVSLSKKF; encoded by the coding sequence TTGCAAAAAAAGATTCGCAAAAGGTTACTCAAAAAACTCGTTGTGTCCGTAGGGCTGGTCTGTAGTCTATGGGCTGCTTCCTTAGCCGGTATGACACCGGCTGAGGCGAGTGAAACACCGGCCATCCAAACCGTCATGGTCAATGCCATTACCTATTCAGGCAATGGCAAGCTGTCGAAGACGCAAATCGACTGGCTGCTGCCGGAACTCAAAACAGGCAGTGTCAATGTTGCCGCTTTGTCACGGCAGATTCAACTGGTCAATGACAGCGGGGCAGCCAATCTGGCAGTAAAGTTTGTTGCCGACAAATCCGGTCAAACAACCGCAGTGATTACGGTCAAGGAAGTAAAGACCGAGCACTTCTTATTTCGTACTGACAATACCGGCAATGATTATACCGGTGATTACCGGACATCGTTGACCTATGTCAATACCAATACCAGCAATCGTGCCGATATGCTTGGCATCGCCTATGTTACTTCACCCAATCATATGAGCGATGTTACCCAGGCGGCTTTATTTTACCGGCAAATCCTGCCTAAGGCGGGCGATAGCCTGTATTTTTCCTATAGCTATTCTGATGTGGACATGGGACAAATCGCCAGCTTCGGTGCTCTGAGTATGAACGCGACCGGTAAAGGCCATGCCTACGGCCTGCATTATCAACATAATTTAAATTATGGCGTTAACAAAAGAAACTGGCTGGATTTTGGCGTTGACTATAAAGATTACAACAATGCCCAAAACTTTGCCATCAATGGAACCCCTATTTTTAAGCAAGGGACAGACTTCACCGTCACTACGCTGGGACTGACCTATGGTGGCAGTGTCCGCGATACAGCCAAAGTGACCAGCTATAGCCTGGGCTATGTTACTAATGTCAACGGCGACGAGGACAAATACAATAACTACCGGACAGGCAGCGACAAAAGCTTTGGTATTGTCAAAGCCGGCATCAGCCACCAATACAAAATGGGCCGCGACTGGCTGGGTAGTTTCCGTCTGAATGGGCAATATACCCGCGACAACCTTGTCACTACCGAGCAATTGGGAGCCGGCGGCATGTATAGTATCCGCGGCTTTGATGAACGGGCCATCAGCGCCGATAACGGCTATATTGCCAGTATCGAATTCTACAGCCCGGAAGTTGCCAAAGGCCAGCGGTTTGTCATTTTCAGTGACATGGGCCATCTGTATAACAATCAAGCCAATATCGGGGAACTTAAAAACGACACTATCGCTTCCGTAGGCGTAGGTTATCGCTATACCGACAGTGTAAACGGCTGGAGCGGTTCGCTCGATTATGCGCATGTCGTCGATGACATTGAAAACAGAAACGACCAGGACAGCGGCAAATGGCATGTCAGTCTCAGTAAAAAATTCTAG
- a CDS encoding filamentous hemagglutinin N-terminal domain-containing protein yields the protein MKLQRKIKRNIKRALTGAALAAMLITAPAFALPQTPNVIVGNGQITIGDGAGGILNIGVNANSVIDWNSFSIASGETVNFNFANQLTVLNRVTGTEMSQLLGTLNGTGGSVFLVNPNGVLVGAGATINASNLVLSTLDVSNDKFMKWANGEVDTVSFAKREQDAIAKSVTVEGGAFSIEKNLDLIGGSVSIAPGVSIAIDGEVYLLAGDKVDRASDQVLSVTSQIDNRVTVQGNLKGEGVWVQGGTVSLDNAEIAGEWTDLIAAKQYTVGDTTDRISATSDNKLSVINSQITIDGDENELAMLIGGQIVMTGSDISIDEGHHVGIIAANQIQSNYASESMGEPPPYFRGADITADSTNTITLNEVSITSVQDGPVFILGGKVDTTGTSAIKGGEVLIGAGSKLGVEADSDDDTGQYWDEYYFTDYFKSGLGNTVNLGQGTTLVANGEAAIYANAVTNAGTINAHGHYGINIRAVDERNFNEEGNIGYQISSKNNKVINTGTIFADQANFDSGADPEYGIIGIAASIIDNTGTIEARRHQDAPWTDKTTGAAELLAVGTVTGVDRTDESIKVAELNRDLDNYRYKLVWQGEGDMEAPGIVETLSLNGGATNPAIDDILNGSGSLADKQQQIIAVVHTINGLPADEQPAAVVGALHSILGQGSLSQSEKESLLSSVVNSYEGTAAGRTEANNQTTINQASTAGDTNNPAPAFTDGESEGSNVVFQ from the coding sequence ATGAAGCTACAACGAAAAATTAAGCGTAACATCAAACGTGCTCTGACGGGAGCAGCGTTGGCGGCCATGCTGATAACAGCTCCGGCCTTTGCATTGCCGCAAACCCCTAATGTCATAGTAGGCAACGGTCAGATTACCATTGGCGATGGCGCGGGCGGCATTCTCAATATCGGCGTCAATGCCAACAGCGTGATTGACTGGAACAGTTTCAGCATTGCCAGTGGGGAAACGGTGAACTTTAACTTTGCTAACCAACTGACGGTTTTAAATCGGGTAACCGGTACTGAAATGTCCCAACTCCTTGGCACTCTTAACGGTACCGGCGGCAGTGTTTTCCTGGTCAACCCTAACGGAGTGCTGGTGGGAGCAGGGGCGACCATCAATGCCAGCAACTTAGTGCTGTCGACACTGGATGTCAGCAATGATAAGTTTATGAAATGGGCTAACGGAGAAGTTGATACAGTAAGCTTTGCCAAAAGAGAACAGGATGCCATAGCCAAATCGGTTACAGTTGAAGGCGGTGCTTTCAGTATCGAGAAAAATCTCGACTTAATTGGCGGCAGTGTCAGCATTGCGCCGGGAGTTTCTATAGCAATAGATGGTGAAGTCTACTTGCTGGCCGGTGACAAGGTTGACAGAGCTTCCGATCAGGTTCTTTCAGTAACTAGTCAGATTGACAATCGGGTGACTGTTCAGGGTAACTTAAAAGGTGAAGGCGTTTGGGTACAGGGTGGAACTGTCAGCTTGGACAATGCGGAAATAGCGGGAGAATGGACCGATCTAATTGCCGCCAAGCAATATACGGTAGGTGATACTACTGACCGTATATCCGCCACTTCAGACAATAAGCTTAGTGTTATAAATAGTCAGATAACCATCGATGGAGATGAGAATGAATTGGCTATGCTGATTGGCGGTCAGATTGTTATGACTGGTAGTGATATCAGTATTGATGAAGGTCATCATGTGGGTATTATTGCGGCGAACCAGATACAGTCAAATTATGCAAGTGAGAGTATGGGTGAGCCACCACCTTACTTCAGGGGGGCCGATATTACAGCCGATTCGACCAATACCATTACCTTGAATGAGGTATCGATTACTAGTGTTCAGGATGGGCCGGTATTCATTCTGGGCGGCAAGGTCGATACAACAGGTACTTCTGCTATCAAAGGCGGTGAAGTATTAATCGGTGCCGGCAGCAAGCTGGGTGTGGAAGCGGATAGTGATGATGACACCGGGCAGTATTGGGACGAATATTACTTCACCGATTATTTCAAAAGCGGTCTGGGAAATACGGTGAACTTAGGGCAAGGTACGACACTGGTCGCTAATGGCGAAGCAGCCATTTACGCCAATGCTGTTACCAATGCCGGAACGATTAACGCTCATGGTCATTATGGAATTAATATCCGAGCGGTTGATGAACGAAATTTTAATGAGGAAGGTAACATAGGTTATCAAATCTCTTCCAAAAACAATAAGGTCATTAATACCGGAACAATCTTTGCCGATCAGGCCAATTTTGATTCCGGTGCGGACCCGGAGTATGGCATAATCGGGATTGCTGCGAGCATCATTGATAATACCGGCACGATTGAGGCTCGCAGGCATCAGGATGCGCCTTGGACTGATAAGACCACAGGAGCTGCCGAACTTTTGGCGGTAGGCACAGTCACAGGTGTTGACCGTACTGACGAATCAATAAAAGTGGCTGAGCTGAACCGTGATTTGGATAATTACAGGTATAAGCTTGTTTGGCAAGGGGAAGGGGATATGGAAGCACCTGGCATCGTGGAAACGCTGTCATTAAATGGCGGTGCAACCAACCCAGCCATTGATGACATCCTAAACGGCAGCGGCAGCTTGGCAGATAAGCAACAGCAGATTATTGCCGTGGTACATACCATTAACGGCTTACCGGCCGACGAGCAACCTGCCGCTGTAGTAGGTGCCCTCCACTCCATCTTAGGCCAAGGCTCTTTGTCACAGAGTGAAAAGGAATCCCTTCTCAGCAGTGTTGTTAATAGCTATGAAGGCACAGCCGCCGGCAGGACAGAAGCCAATAACCAAACCACTATCAACCAAGCCAGCACTGCCGGGGATACGAATAACCCTGCGCCTGCTTTCACTGATGGTGAGAGTGAAGGCAGCAATGTAGTATTTCAATAA
- the metA gene encoding homoserine O-acetyltransferase MetA: protein MPIAIPNNLPAANILESENVFIMYEDRAYSQDIRPLKVLLLNLMPTKIVTETQLLRLLGNSPLQVEVDFMYTATHTPKHTPQEHLIKFYETFDTIKSRNYDGMIITGAPVEQMPFEQVAYWDELCEIMEWSKKHVYSTLHICWGAQAGLYYHYGIPKYSLPEKMFGVFPHNIISPNQDKLFRGFDDIFYVPHSRHTEVRREDIEKNSALRILSESAAAGVHTVADSDGRQIFITGHSEYDPLTLKSEYDRDISQKLPINIPCNYYPGNDPSKPPVVLWRSAANLLFSNWLNYYVYQETPFDLSRL from the coding sequence ATGCCGATAGCAATTCCCAACAACTTACCTGCCGCCAATATTCTTGAAAGCGAAAATGTATTTATCATGTATGAAGACCGGGCCTATAGTCAAGATATCCGCCCGCTTAAGGTTCTGCTGCTCAACCTGATGCCAACCAAGATTGTCACCGAAACACAATTGCTGCGCTTATTAGGCAACTCACCCCTTCAGGTAGAAGTTGATTTTATGTATACGGCAACCCATACACCCAAACACACCCCGCAAGAACATCTCATCAAATTTTATGAGACTTTTGATACCATCAAATCGCGCAATTATGACGGTATGATCATCACCGGCGCGCCTGTGGAACAAATGCCTTTTGAGCAAGTGGCTTACTGGGATGAGCTTTGCGAAATAATGGAATGGAGCAAGAAGCACGTCTATTCCACGCTGCACATTTGCTGGGGAGCCCAAGCCGGTTTATATTATCACTATGGCATTCCGAAGTACAGCCTGCCGGAAAAAATGTTCGGAGTTTTTCCGCATAACATTATTTCTCCTAACCAGGACAAGCTGTTCCGGGGGTTTGACGATATATTCTATGTTCCCCATTCCCGGCATACCGAAGTCAGGCGGGAAGATATTGAAAAAAACTCTGCCCTCCGCATCCTCTCAGAATCCGCAGCCGCCGGTGTTCACACGGTAGCTGACAGCGACGGCCGGCAAATCTTTATAACCGGACACTCCGAATATGACCCGCTGACGCTCAAGTCAGAATATGACCGTGATATTTCGCAAAAATTACCCATTAATATCCCCTGTAACTATTATCCCGGCAACGACCCGAGTAAACCGCCGGTCGTGCTTTGGCGGAGTGCAGCCAATCTCTTATTCTCTAACTGGTTGAATTACTATGTTTATCAGGAAACCCCGTTCGATTTGTCGCGTTTGTAA
- a CDS encoding DJ-1/PfpI family protein, producing MAKKILILTGDCAEDYEVKVPQQALMMLGYQVDVAVPNKKAGDTAQLVVHDFTGLDTYVELTGHRIQVDIAAKDVKPEEYVGLVVPGGRAPEYIRMYPEVITLVKAFFAAGKPVAAICHGTQLLAPADVLTGKTVTSYPACAAECQLAGAEWKNEQVVVSGNLVTAQAWPDHPAWLRAFVDLLGAKISI from the coding sequence ATGGCGAAAAAAATTCTTATACTGACTGGTGATTGTGCTGAAGATTATGAGGTTAAAGTACCCCAGCAGGCACTGATGATGCTTGGTTACCAAGTTGACGTAGCCGTACCTAATAAGAAGGCCGGTGACACGGCGCAGCTGGTTGTGCACGATTTTACCGGGCTGGATACCTATGTGGAACTTACCGGACATCGAATTCAGGTCGATATTGCTGCTAAGGATGTTAAGCCGGAAGAATATGTCGGGCTGGTAGTCCCCGGCGGTCGTGCTCCTGAATATATTCGCATGTATCCCGAAGTTATTACGTTGGTAAAAGCTTTCTTTGCTGCCGGCAAGCCTGTGGCCGCCATCTGCCACGGAACGCAGCTTTTGGCCCCGGCTGACGTATTGACAGGCAAAACCGTAACTTCCTATCCGGCGTGTGCGGCAGAATGCCAGTTGGCCGGCGCGGAGTGGAAAAATGAGCAGGTCGTTGTCAGCGGTAATCTGGTGACGGCGCAAGCCTGGCCGGATCATCCGGCGTGGTTACGGGCTTTTGTTGACTTGTTAGGGGCTAAAATCAGTATTTAG
- a CDS encoding class I adenylate-forming enzyme family protein, giving the protein MFVHELIQQGTPSSIAFHGKDYVTYAEFSQQVEKYRNYFYMSGIRTGENVGLFSRNSVDFVYSYMAIVSLGAVVVPINFQLTARETAFIIKDAKMKQLVTMERLDLDDELAQLGYAQEVKQLVLPDVRQDVEHQRLFAAPAISDEFDENRPCVIIYTSGTTGSPKGAVLSHKNLVSNAKAFGEVLPVTAGDNVLCVLPMYHCFAWTCAILNALLCGASITVLEAFAPKETIAAIKEHGVTVIYGVPPMYNLLTRVGQRDDLAGVKLLISGGASLPEKVAIQFADKYGIKILEGYGLSEASPVVALNPVEKPKYCSIGKALPGLEVTVVDEQGQSLPPGVVGEIVVRGPTVMLGYFNLPDETAKAMKDGWLHTGDLAYQDAEGYFFVVDRLKDLIIANGENIYPREIEELLYAYPGIIEASVIGVPDQLRGQVARAYIVLAEGQHFDKKAVREYLQSNIAAYKIPRDFIVVSALPKNQTGKILKRVLREQAG; this is encoded by the coding sequence TTGTTTGTTCATGAGCTTATTCAGCAGGGTACGCCAAGCAGCATAGCTTTTCATGGAAAAGATTATGTAACATATGCTGAGTTTAGCCAACAGGTAGAAAAATACCGCAATTATTTTTATATGTCAGGTATCCGGACCGGTGAAAATGTAGGATTGTTTTCGCGGAATTCGGTTGACTTTGTTTACTCGTATATGGCCATTGTCAGTCTCGGGGCCGTAGTAGTGCCTATTAACTTCCAACTGACAGCACGGGAGACGGCTTTCATCATTAAAGATGCCAAAATGAAGCAGCTGGTTACGATGGAGCGTCTGGACCTTGATGACGAACTTGCGCAGCTGGGATACGCCCAGGAGGTCAAACAGCTTGTCCTGCCGGATGTCAGGCAGGATGTAGAACACCAGCGGCTGTTTGCCGCTCCGGCTATATCTGATGAGTTTGACGAGAACCGCCCCTGTGTCATCATTTATACTTCCGGTACTACCGGCAGCCCGAAAGGTGCGGTGTTATCCCATAAAAATCTGGTAAGTAATGCGAAAGCTTTTGGTGAAGTGCTGCCTGTTACTGCCGGCGATAATGTACTATGTGTGCTCCCGATGTATCATTGCTTTGCCTGGACCTGCGCCATACTGAACGCCCTGCTTTGCGGAGCGTCGATTACCGTTTTGGAGGCTTTTGCGCCCAAAGAAACCATTGCCGCCATTAAAGAGCATGGCGTAACTGTCATTTATGGGGTACCGCCCATGTATAACCTCCTTACCCGTGTCGGGCAGAGGGATGACCTGGCAGGAGTAAAACTCCTCATATCCGGCGGGGCGTCGCTGCCGGAAAAGGTGGCGATACAATTTGCCGATAAGTATGGTATAAAAATTCTCGAAGGTTACGGCCTTTCCGAAGCCTCGCCGGTTGTGGCCCTAAATCCGGTAGAAAAGCCTAAATACTGTTCTATCGGCAAAGCTCTCCCCGGCCTGGAAGTTACAGTGGTTGATGAGCAAGGCCAGTCTTTGCCGCCAGGGGTGGTAGGCGAAATTGTTGTCCGCGGGCCCACGGTGATGTTAGGCTATTTCAATTTGCCGGACGAGACGGCCAAGGCAATGAAAGACGGTTGGCTTCATACCGGAGATTTGGCTTACCAGGATGCTGAAGGCTATTTCTTTGTTGTCGACCGCTTGAAGGACTTAATTATAGCCAATGGAGAAAATATTTATCCGCGTGAGATTGAGGAATTGCTGTATGCCTATCCGGGTATTATTGAGGCCAGCGTAATTGGTGTGCCTGATCAACTGCGCGGTCAGGTGGCGCGCGCTTATATTGTGCTGGCAGAAGGCCAGCATTTTGATAAAAAAGCGGTCAGAGAGTATTTGCAAAGCAATATTGCCGCCTATAAAATCCCGCGGGATTTCATTGTTGTGAGTGCTTTGCCGAAGAATCAGACAGGCAAGATATTAAAACGCGTACTCCGCGAGCAGGCAGGGTGA
- a CDS encoding GNAT family N-acetyltransferase gives MIRLLTAGDMHEVSIYLERNYLETVSLGGNLERCGIENDHMSRRSGDYYGYFAAGQLRGILAFFNLGSVIPHFEVPEAVGEFASLMRLRRWKVMAGVKRVAEPLCQAQAKPVLAYEDSHYLANYAIKSRTLPESLAIAEVETVDRMLALRFIVEAYRLGFQRRFNQELAVKLIHDRSPEEAIVFLLAGGVPQALAMVQAVTGQVHQIGGVYTREGSRGRGYCQALVSTLCQRSKSYGKIPVLMVQRDNIPAVRAYESIGFTYVTDYLIAKF, from the coding sequence GTGATTAGGCTGTTAACCGCCGGCGACATGCACGAAGTCAGCATATATTTGGAACGGAATTACCTGGAAACGGTTTCGCTGGGCGGCAATCTAGAACGTTGTGGTATTGAGAATGATCATATGAGCCGGCGTTCGGGCGACTATTATGGATATTTTGCCGCCGGTCAGTTACGGGGAATACTGGCCTTTTTTAACTTAGGCAGTGTTATTCCTCATTTTGAAGTGCCGGAGGCGGTCGGTGAGTTTGCCTCCCTAATGCGCCTGCGCCGGTGGAAGGTGATGGCTGGCGTGAAAAGGGTGGCAGAACCTTTATGTCAAGCCCAGGCTAAACCGGTGCTAGCTTATGAAGACAGCCACTATCTGGCTAATTATGCCATAAAGTCCAGGACGCTGCCAGAATCGCTTGCTATTGCCGAAGTGGAAACAGTAGACCGCATGCTGGCTCTTAGGTTTATTGTCGAAGCCTACCGGCTGGGTTTTCAACGCCGCTTTAATCAGGAATTGGCAGTCAAGCTTATTCATGACCGCAGTCCTGAGGAAGCGATTGTCTTTCTTTTAGCAGGCGGTGTGCCGCAAGCGCTGGCAATGGTTCAGGCAGTTACCGGCCAGGTTCATCAGATCGGCGGTGTATATACCAGGGAAGGCAGCCGTGGGAGGGGCTATTGTCAGGCGTTGGTTTCCACGCTGTGCCAAAGGAGCAAGTCCTATGGCAAAATTCCGGTATTGATGGTGCAACGGGATAACATTCCGGCCGTTCGGGCCTATGAGTCCATTGGCTTTACTTATGTTACCGATTACTTAATTGCAAAATTCTAG
- a CDS encoding C40 family peptidase yields MRLPVKLPAICLVILMLVLVNSPVLAATKKKVNPQPESVIKTAEKYLKTPYRFGGESPRGFDCSGFVKFVYDKHGKKLPRTADVQYKTGKKVARSKLKPGDLVFFNTYGKGVSHVGIYYGGGNFIHASSSRGVIITKLEESYWKPRYLGARRIMN; encoded by the coding sequence ATGCGGTTGCCTGTAAAGTTACCTGCCATATGCCTGGTAATTCTTATGCTTGTTCTGGTAAATAGTCCGGTACTGGCTGCAACAAAGAAAAAAGTTAACCCACAGCCGGAATCTGTTATCAAAACTGCGGAAAAATATTTAAAAACACCTTACCGGTTTGGCGGCGAATCTCCCCGGGGGTTCGATTGCTCCGGTTTTGTTAAATTTGTATATGACAAGCATGGAAAAAAGCTGCCTCGGACAGCCGATGTTCAGTATAAGACAGGCAAAAAGGTGGCACGCAGCAAACTAAAGCCGGGAGACCTGGTCTTCTTTAACACCTATGGAAAGGGTGTTTCTCATGTCGGTATTTATTATGGCGGCGGTAATTTCATTCATGCCTCTTCCAGCCGGGGCGTAATAATCACGAAACTTGAGGAGTCGTACTGGAAGCCACGGTATCTTGGAGCCAGAAGAATAATGAATTAA